A genomic window from Aricia agestis chromosome 8, ilAriAges1.1, whole genome shotgun sequence includes:
- the LOC121729315 gene encoding uncharacterized protein LOC121729315 — translation MSGDIDIVEHDLMENPRVRTIFPDLTALKKEIVDPDDEELQKQNTSNTSNCHIKQTIKCDSLTCIKKELATEENFIEDPFEPDEIKKSLLQSNLLVFGSKCSKTYDNKLKYNLKINVKDISHYLKKSKSYCQVCKTLFPGKNMFEEHKILNHQHTFRKAEEHKILNPADIVSNNSDSIGGQENVTRDGQMNLCEENETNKCFHCKEVFSTQELLIEHMYEVLDKKAKMRKSAVDKHYEVKSHDNKNSQQTVKKTVDKSTVKYCTKVDTNSLPKTISVNESMSENESYSGSQNQTEVVLNTSLNEVLQCNVCLCYFQHLRFYEMHMEQKHKTKVRQVKVVKFNPKCIFCPNIYPTFKQYNLHLTRVHSTLIISNTNNCEEQNQNQENHTADNSNNSVALEQQNTTPLSLESSYDLINDRPLIFKSVLFKCLKCEIHFLSPKLATSHIVHSEILVNWKCSLCKMFFKRSDEDLHLKQHKYTDAFTVVNVEDKDSSRIMIKCAKCSLHIPESDFRHHLNVCGENMNTWHCHICNIDIDGKLKNKRAHNAIHGDIDGKKSDFIIINDSLMNPQIHIDHMKKSQPVKDTLVTGDRFICEQNNRKRKLDEISDPPPVNQSFTSDVSIRSKSSSKELRRKLKKLLSANDDHYSKFIFKLGDRPTFLLNLTYCKNCDCFIHFFLSLDKHDENRCRHSIKRVCNMCGIVSTPTILPRHKTFHELNPHLKLQDFRFYDIETCEQILPPMPIFPKCDICEAHFVSQHEIRYHTCAEISNLYCDICEMKFASEIALNLHIPFHGYYLQSKSPVERSSLHDVSPDVSKENDRFKNSGLKEPVVKGHNKDDHKICENMMDVDEPQELIGNDEPHAVPEEEHISFSQENDTNDKRESIEHVYYLYTCEICNVTVAHYDQLVKHCHSHYNNSYRKVATEKCIQCNLIFHISCIFSHKEMHKSGISSESFVRLTCDLFYFGCSNAEWLNHVFKSVPESKRESILKYAIYKDECRIKLDVSQQGDPEFTLYKCTKCSIFIEPSDIVDHREKCKGSNDKYPCHLCGIALLSAPLRARHLELHERHNLSAKSYRIVVFNLKKDKPLNDLLLTKTNQYVLYKCRNCHGVVDWSLVKSHHCNLNDLKKCTICGLLIYSTAYDKHNARHRTIDTFVASNMRVVMFGQVRRESKENDENNELVCSFSGIVSDYIFYKCIKCNVCIRNLRLSSKHFCLITAAKFQCAKCHLYFDEGKKKGHHALHYLDEEFTTKAICVIPFDPQETYKRLKNGVDSNGDLEEESEESVATVCIEEKTDTLYRCPCGLHYLTEENAREHVQRNKCGAPSKKKLQTCSKCNLNFTPEILYKHLLQHHAEKYIKYSFDIIIVNEQPLIKEDSEIMNAAESTITDIDSQAECGHTLFGELMTS, via the exons ATGTCTGGAGACATTGATATTGTGGAACATGATCTAATGGAAAACCCTAGGGTACGGACTATTTTTCCAGATCTCACAGCATTGAAAAAGGAAATTGTAGATCCAGATGATGAAG AATTGCAAAAACAAAATACGTCTAATACATCAAATTGTCACATAAAGCAGACTATTAAATGTGATAGTCTCACATGCATCAAAAAAGAGCTTGCAACAGAGGAAAATTTTATAGAGGATCCATTTGAGccagatgaaataaaaaaatcacttttacaGTCTAATCTACTAGTTTTTGGGAGTAAATGTTCTAAGACATATGATAATAAActaaagtataatttaaaaataaatgttaaagaCATTAGTCATTATCTGAAGAAAAGTAAAAGTTATTGCCAGGTTTGCAAAACATTATTTCCAGGAAAGAATATGTTTgaagaacataaaatattgaaTCATCAACATACATTCAGAAAAGCTGAGGAGCATAAGATATTGAATCCTGCAGATATCGTTAGTAATAATAGCGACAGTATTGGAGGTCAAGAAAATGTTACCAGAGATGGCCAAATGAATTTATGTGaagaaaatgaaacaaacaAATGCTTTCATTGTAAGGAAGTGTTTTCAACTCAAGAACTGCTTATAGAACATATGTATGAAGTTTTAGATAAAAAAGCAAAAATGCGAAAAAGTGCCGTAGACAAACACTATGAAGTTAAATCTCATGATAACAAAAATTCTCAGCAGACTGTCAAAAAAACTGTTGATAAGAGCACAGTAAAGTATTGTACGAAAGTAGACACCAACAGTTTACCTAAAACTATATCAGTAAATGAATCAATGTCAGAGAATGAGTCCTATAGTGGATCACAAAATCAAACAGAAGTTGTTTTAAATACTAGTCTAAATGAAGTATTGCAGTGTAATGTATgtttatgttattttcaacatcTAAGGTTTTATGAGATGCATATGGAACAGAAACATAAAACAAAAGTAAGACAAGTCAAAGTCGTTAAATTTAATCCTAAGTGTATATTTTGCCCAAACATTTATCCAACttttaaacaatataatttacATTTGACTCGTGTACATTCtacattaataatatctaatactaATAATTGTGAGGagcaaaatcaaaatcaagAAAATCATACAGctgataatagtaataattctGTAGCATTAGAACAACAGAATACTACACCTTTAAGTTTAGAATCAAGTTATGATTTAATAAATGATAGaccattaatttttaaaagcgTTTTGTTCAAGTGTCTCAAATGTGAAATACATTTCTTGTCACCAAAACTAGCCACCAGTCACATTGTACATAGTGAAATTCTTGTTAACTGGAAATGTTCATTGTGCAAGATGTTTTTTAAAAGGAGCGATGAAGATCTACACCTGAAACAACATAAATATACCGATGCATTTACAGTCGTAAATGTAGAAGATAAAGATTCAAGTAGAATTATGATAAAATGTGCCAAGTGCTCCCTCCATATCCCTGAGAGTGACTTCAGACACCACCTTAATGTTTGCGGTGAAAATATGAACACCTGGCACTGTCATATTTGTAATATCGACATAGAcggaaaattgaaaaataaaagagCCCACAATGCCATCCACGGTGACATTGATGGtaaaaaaagtgattttataattataaatgactCCCTTATGAATCCTCAAATACACATCGATCACATGAAAAAATCACAGCCAGTAAAAGACACATTGGTTACTGGAGATAGATTCATATGTGAACAAAATAACCGAAAAAGAAAATTGGATGAAATCTCCGATCCTCCTCCAGTAAATCAATCATTCACATCAGATGTTAGCATACGTTCAAAAAGTTCATCTAAAGAGTTAAGAAGGAAGTTGAAAAAACTGTTATCAGCAAACGATGATCATTATTCgaaatttattttcaaactGGGTGATAGACCAACATTTTTACTAAATTTGACATACTGTAAAAATTGCGAttgttttatacatttttttctcaGTCTCGACAAACATGACGAAAATCGTTGTCGTCATTCAATTAAACGTGTATGTAACATGTGTGGTATTGTGTCGACGCCCACTATTTTACCGCGCCACAAAACATTTCATGAACTCAATCCCCATTTAAAATTACAGGATTTTAGGTTCTATGATATCGAAACGTGTGAACAAATTTTACCTCCCATGCCGATATTTCCGAAGTGCGATATATGTGAAGCCCACTTCGTTAGTCAGCACGAAATACGCTATCACACTTGCGCTGAAATTTCAAATTTGTACTGTGATATATGCGAAATGAAGTTCGCTTCAGAAATAGCTCTCAATTTGCACATACCATTTCATGGCTACTATTTACAATCTAAATCACCTGTAGAACGTAGTAGCCTCCATGATGTAAGTCCAGATGTGTCAAAAGAAAATGATAGATTCAAAAATTCAGGTTTAAAGGAGCCAGTGGTAAAGGGACATAATAAAGACGAtcacaaaatatgtgaaaataTGATGGATGTAGATGAACCACAGGAGCTTATTGGAAACGATGAACCACACGCAGTTCCTGAAGAAGAACATATTAGTTTCTCACAAGAAAATGATACGAACGATAAGCGAGAAAGTATTGAACATGTGTATTACTTATACACTTGTGAAATTTGTAACGTCACTGTAGCTCATTACGATCAACTGGTAAAACATTGTCACTCTCATTATAACAATAGTTATAGAAAAGTCGCTACCGAAAAGTGTATTCAGTgcaatttaatatttcatatttcttGTATATTTTCACATAAGGAAATGCACAAGTCCGGCATAAGCAGTGAATCCTTTGTAAGGTTAACTTGCGACCTATTTTATTTCGGATGCAGTAACGCAGAATGGCTGAATCATGTTTTTAAATCGGTACCAGAAAGTAAAAGGGAAAGCATACTCAAATATGCAATATATAAAGATGAATGTAGAATCAAGCTGGACGTATCACAACAAGGCGATCCCGAATTCACGCTATATAAATGTACGAAATGTAGTATTTTTATTGAACCCTCTGATATCGTCGATCATAGAGAAAAGTGCAAGGGCTCCAACGACAAGTATCCTTGTCATCTCTGTGGGATAGCTCTTTTGTCGGCGCCCCTCCGAGCCCGGCATTTAGAACTACACGAGCGACACAACTTAAGCGCCAAGTCCTACAGGATAGTAGTTTTTAATCTGAAGAAGGATAAACCACTAAACGATTTGTTGCTCACCAAAACCAATCAATACGTATTGTACAAGTGTAGAAACTGTCACGGCGTAGTGGATTGGAGTCTTGTGAAGAGTCATCACTGCAACTTAAACGATTTGAAAAAATGTACCATCTGTGGTTTACTGATTTACAGCACGGCTTACGACAAACACAACGCTAGACACAGAACTATCGATACGTTCGTCGCCAGTAATATGAGAGTGGTCATGTTCGGTCAAGTGCGACGAGAAAGTaaagaaaatgacgaaaatAACGAACTAGTCTGCTCCTTTAGCGGTATCGTGTccgattatattttttataaatgcaTCAAATGTAACGTTTGCATTCGAAATTTGAGGCTAAGCTCTAAACATTTTTGTTTGATCACCGCAGCTAAATTTCAATGCGCGAAATGCCATTTATATTTTGACGAGGGTAAAAAAAAGGGCCATCATGCTTTGCACTACTTGGACGAGGAGTTCACGACTAAAGCTATCTGCGTTATACCTTTCGATCCTCAGGAAACGTATAAGCGCCTAAAGAATGGTGTAGATAGCAATGGGGACCTAGAGGAAGAATCCGAAGAAAGTGTAGCTACAGTCTGTATTGAAGAAAAAACAGACACTCTATACCGATGTCCTTGCGGCCTGCATTACTTGACCGAAGAAAATGCAAGGGAACACGTGCAAAGAAATAAATGTGGCGCTCCCTCTAAAAAGAAATTACAGACTTGTTCGAAGTGTAATCTAAATTTTACTCCAGAGATTTTGTACAAACATTTATTGCAGCATCACGCTGagaaatatattaagtattcaTTTGATATCATCATCGTGAATGAACAACCTTTGATAAAGGAAGATTCAGAAATAATGAACGCAGCCGAAAGTACTATCACAGACATAGATTCACAGGCAGAGTGCGGGCATACGTTATTTGGTGAACTAATGACAAGTTAA